The following DNA comes from Acidobacteriota bacterium.
ACCCCTTCGGCCCACCGGCGCCGGGACGCGCCTTCCTCCGCTTCGCTCCGGAAGGCAGGCAGCGCAGGACGCTCAAAAAGATCTTTGGACAGGCATGATCGGCCATGCGTCCTGCGAGGGGAGGGGGCTCGCCCGCGACCCGCGGCGCCTCACACGGGCGGGGTGTAGGACGAGCCCGAAAGCTCCTCGTACACGTCCTGGACCTGGTCGATCCCCAGGTTGATGGCCATGGTGATGTGGTCCTGAAGGGCCTGCTCCAAGCCCTGGGCCTTGGGGTCCTGAAGGACCACTTTCAGGACCACGTCGTTCACCGTCTGGAGGGCGTCCGCGAGCTCGTGGACCGAAAAGCCCTGGGAGAAGCGGCGGTAGGCCAGATCGCGGCAGTAGTTGATGAAGATGGCCTTCTCCCGGGTCCGGACCACGTTCATGACCTGCCGGAGCACCTGGCGGTGGGCCCACTCCAGCTCCTCCGGAGAGATGCGCTTGTAGGAGAGGAACCAGGGCTTGGCCTTGGGGCCGCGGAAGGCGTCCATGAGGGACAGGACGATGGCCTCCTCATAGGCCTCCAGAAACCGGTGGATCCGTAGATTGATCCTCTGCCGCACCTCCTTCATGGCGGCGCGGTTCAGGGCGTTCCATTTCTCCGGGTTGGTGCGGAGGTTTTCCACGAGAAAAGGCATGCGCCTCAGAATGTGGAGACGCTCCCGGGGCTGCCAGTTCAATCTGGCGTACGTGCGGCTCGCGTCCGTGTTCATCTGCAGGTCGATGTACTTGGCCATCCACGGCCGCTCGAAGGGTCGGTCCCCCAGGGCTCGCCCCACAAGGTCCCGGGCGAGCATTCCGGGGCCGCAGAGGACCTTGGGCATGTAAATGGGGCGAACCGGGCGGCTGAAATAGGCCCGGGTGGCCGCTTCGAAGAGCTCCCGGTGGTTGGTGGAGCCGCTCGTGGACGCGATGAGGATCTCGCAGGGGGAGAGGAG
Coding sequences within:
- a CDS encoding NAD(P)-dependent oxidoreductase yields the protein MAQPRLILTGASGFLGRHLLEYLKDEYEIFSIARRSPQECGVPDWPNLHWFQVDIGEASHLRSVFDAILSGGGVDLVIHLAAHYDFTGEDHPEYWRTNVGGLRNVLELCKPLRVRRFFYASSVAASRLPPPGKVLNEDSPPDGEHVYAITKRIGEEMLREYVDTVPSCIVRFGAMFSDWCEYPPLFKFLETWLSRSWNARVLGGRGLSAIPYFHVRDAVAFFKAALARKDLLSPCEILIASTSGSTNHRELFEAATRAYFSRPVRPIYMPKVLCGPGMLARDLVGRALGDRPFERPWMAKYIDLQMNTDASRTYARLNWQPRERLHILRRMPFLVENLRTNPEKWNALNRAAMKEVRQRINLRIHRFLEAYEEAIVLSLMDAFRGPKAKPWFLSYKRISPEELEWAHRQVLRQVMNVVRTREKAIFINYCRDLAYRRFSQGFSVHELADALQTVNDVVLKVVLQDPKAQGLEQALQDHITMAINLGIDQVQDVYEELSGSSYTPPV